In Vigna unguiculata cultivar IT97K-499-35 chromosome 3, ASM411807v1, whole genome shotgun sequence, a single genomic region encodes these proteins:
- the LOC114175995 gene encoding probable magnesium transporter NIPA6 isoform X1 produces MSSSNLTGFVLAVVSSAFIGSSFIIKKKGLQLASANGPRASVGGYGYLLQPLWWVGMITMIVGEIANFVAYIYAPAVLVTPLGALSIIVSAVLAHFLLKEKLQKMDVLGCLLCIVGSTVVVLHAPEEKSLTSVLEIWEFAIQPAFLSYTASVIAVTLFLVLYCAPRYGQTNIFVYIGICSIIGSLTVMSVKAIGIAIKLTIEGSNQAIYFQTWIFVMVLVTCVIVQLNFLNMALDNFNTAVVSPIYYALFTAFTILASAIMFKDYSGQSISSIVSELCGLITILSGTTLLHSTKEPDSPILTDLYTPLSPKMSWYIQGNGDPWKQKEEDAPPPFSLITVIRQDHFK; encoded by the exons ATGAGCTCGAGCAATTTAACGGGGTTTGTGTTGGCCGTGGTTTCCAGCGCTTTCATTGGCTCCAGCTTCATCATCAAGAAAAAGGGTCTCCAACTCGCCAGTGCCAATGGCCCACGTGCAA GCGTTGGTGGCTATGGTTACTTGCTTCAACCCCTCTGGTGGGTCGGAATGATTACCA TGATTGTTGGAGAGATAGCTAATTTTGTAGCTTACATTTATGCGCCTGCTGTGCTTGTTACTCCACTCGGTGCTTTGAGTATAATTGTAAG TGCCGTCTTAGCTCATTTTCTCTTGAAGGAGAAGTTGCAGAAAATGGACGTGTTGGGGTGTCTTCTATGCATTGTGGGGTCCACTGTTGTGGTGCTCCATGCGCCTGAGGAGAAGTCTCTTACTTCTGTGCTGGAAATATGGGAATTCGCCATTCAACCTG CATTCCTCTCGTATACGGCCTCTGTAATTGCAGTGACATTGTTCTTGGTTTTGTATTGTGCTCCCCGCTACGGCCAgactaatatttttgtttatattggaATATGCTCGATAATTGGCTCCTTGACT GTCATGAGTGTAAAAGCAATTGGCATTGCGATAAAACTTACAATAGAAGGTTCAAACCAGGCTATCTACTTTCAGACATGGATTTTTGTGATGGTTCTTGTCACCTGCGTCATTGTCCAACTGAATTTTCTTAATATG GCATTGGATAACTTTAACACAGCAGTTGTTTCTCCCATCTATTATGCATTGTTCACAGCTTTTACAATATTGGCCAGTGCAATTATGTTTAAG gACTATTCTGGTCAAAGTATAAGCAGTATTGTGTCAGAGCTATGTGGTTTAATCACTATTTTATCTGGAACGACTCTTTTGCACAGTACAAAAGAGCCAGATTCTCCAATCCTTACAG ATTTATATACACCATTGTCTCCGAAAATGTCATGGTACATCCAAGGCAACGGTGATCCTTGGAAACAGAAGGAGGAGGATGCGCCGCCACCCTTTAGTTTGATTACAGTCATACGGCAAGACCATTTCAAGTGA
- the LOC114175995 gene encoding probable magnesium transporter NIPA6 isoform X2 produces the protein MAHVQALVAMVTCFNPSVIVGEIANFVAYIYAPAVLVTPLGALSIIVSAVLAHFLLKEKLQKMDVLGCLLCIVGSTVVVLHAPEEKSLTSVLEIWEFAIQPAFLSYTASVIAVTLFLVLYCAPRYGQTNIFVYIGICSIIGSLTVMSVKAIGIAIKLTIEGSNQAIYFQTWIFVMVLVTCVIVQLNFLNMALDNFNTAVVSPIYYALFTAFTILASAIMFKDYSGQSISSIVSELCGLITILSGTTLLHSTKEPDSPILTDLYTPLSPKMSWYIQGNGDPWKQKEEDAPPPFSLITVIRQDHFK, from the exons ATGGCCCACGTGCAA GCGTTGGTGGCTATGGTTACTTGCTTCAACCCCTCTG TGATTGTTGGAGAGATAGCTAATTTTGTAGCTTACATTTATGCGCCTGCTGTGCTTGTTACTCCACTCGGTGCTTTGAGTATAATTGTAAG TGCCGTCTTAGCTCATTTTCTCTTGAAGGAGAAGTTGCAGAAAATGGACGTGTTGGGGTGTCTTCTATGCATTGTGGGGTCCACTGTTGTGGTGCTCCATGCGCCTGAGGAGAAGTCTCTTACTTCTGTGCTGGAAATATGGGAATTCGCCATTCAACCTG CATTCCTCTCGTATACGGCCTCTGTAATTGCAGTGACATTGTTCTTGGTTTTGTATTGTGCTCCCCGCTACGGCCAgactaatatttttgtttatattggaATATGCTCGATAATTGGCTCCTTGACT GTCATGAGTGTAAAAGCAATTGGCATTGCGATAAAACTTACAATAGAAGGTTCAAACCAGGCTATCTACTTTCAGACATGGATTTTTGTGATGGTTCTTGTCACCTGCGTCATTGTCCAACTGAATTTTCTTAATATG GCATTGGATAACTTTAACACAGCAGTTGTTTCTCCCATCTATTATGCATTGTTCACAGCTTTTACAATATTGGCCAGTGCAATTATGTTTAAG gACTATTCTGGTCAAAGTATAAGCAGTATTGTGTCAGAGCTATGTGGTTTAATCACTATTTTATCTGGAACGACTCTTTTGCACAGTACAAAAGAGCCAGATTCTCCAATCCTTACAG ATTTATATACACCATTGTCTCCGAAAATGTCATGGTACATCCAAGGCAACGGTGATCCTTGGAAACAGAAGGAGGAGGATGCGCCGCCACCCTTTAGTTTGATTACAGTCATACGGCAAGACCATTTCAAGTGA
- the LOC114176386 gene encoding ammonium transporter 3 member 1-like, translating to MSSPPVSSSAVAYEAWTSLAVPDWLNKGDNAWQMVSATLVGIQSMPGLVILYGSIVKKKWAVNSAFMALYAFAAVVICWVTWAYKMSFGEKLLPFWGKAGPALGQRFLIKQAGLPATPHHFSNGALETAEIEPFYPMATMVWFQCVFAAIALVILAGSVLARMNFKAWMMFVPLWLTFSYTIGAFSLWGGGFLFHWGVMDYSGGYVIHLSSGIAGFTAAYWVGPRSKRDRERFPPNNVLLMLAGAGLLWLGWAGFNGGDPYAANTDSSMAVLNTNICAATSLLVWTWLDVIFFKKPSVIGAVQGMITGLVCITPGAGLVQGWAAIVMGVLSGSVPWFSMMVLGKKLKIFQMVDDTLAVFHTHAVAGLLGGILTGLFAEPNLSTLFLPVTNSKGGIYGGPGGVQILKQIVGALFIIGWNLVATSIICVFINFIVPLRMTEEELLIGDDAVHGEEAYALWGDGEKLSIYKDDTTHHGIIVSSGATQVV from the exons ATGAGCAGTCCTCCGGTGAGTTCGTCGGCGGTGGCATACGAAGCATGGACAAGCCTGGCAGTGCCGGATTGGTTGAACAAAGGAGATAACGCATGGCAAATGGTGTCGGCGACGTTGGTGGGGATCCAAAGCATGCCGGGCCTCGTCATTCTCTACGGAAGCATCGTCAAAAAGAAATGGGCCGTCAACTCCGCCTTCATGGCGCTCTACGCTTTTGCGGCGGTCGTCATCTGCTGGGTCACCTGGGCCTACAAGATGTCCTTCGGGGAGAAGCTGCTGCCCTTCTGGGGCAAGGCCGGGCCGGCGCTGGGCCAGAGGTTTCTCATAAAGCAGGCGGGCCTCCCCGCCACGCCGCACCACTTCAGTAACGGCGCGTTGGAGACCGCGGAGATCGAACCCTTTTACCCGATGGCTACCATGGTCTGGTTCCAGTGCGTGTTCGCCGCCATTGCTCTTGTCATCTTGGCCGGCTCCGTTCTGGCTCGGATGAACTTCAAGGCCTGGATGATGTTCGTGCCGCTCTGGCTCACCTTCTCTTACACCATCGGCGCTTTCAGCTTGTGGGGCGGAGGCTTCCTGTTCCATTGGGGCGTCATGGATTACTCCGGCGGTTACGTCATTCATCTCTCTTCTGGGATTGCTGGCTTCACTGCAGCATATTGG GTGGGGCCGAGATCGAAGAGGGACAGAGAGAGGTTCCCGCCGAACAATGTGCTACTGATGTTGGCCGGTGCGGGGCTGCTGTGGCTGGGATGGGCGGGTTTCAACGGAGGAGATCCGTACGCGGCGAACACGGACTCATCGATGGCGGTGCTGAACACCAACATCTGCGCCGCCACCAGCCTCCTCGTATGGACGTGGTTGGAcgttattttcttcaaaaagcCCTCAGTTATTGGAGCCGTTCAGGGCATGATAACTGGCCTTGTTTGCATCACTCCCGGAGCTG GTCTGGTTCAAGGATGGGCTGCGATAGTGATGGGAGTGCTTTCGGGGAGTGTGCCATGGTTCAGCATGATGGTGTTgggaaaaaagttgaaaatatttcaaatggTTGATGACACACTTGCAGTGTTCCACACCCATGCCGTGGCGGGTCTTCTCGGAGGAATACTCACCGGCCTATTTGCGGAGCCAAACCTAAGCACACTCTTTCTTCCGGTCACCAATTCCAAAGGAGGAATCTACGGCGGCCCCGGAGGAGTTCAGATTCTGAAGCAAATCGTGGGAGCTCTCTTCATCATTGGCTGGAACCTCGTGGCCACTTCAATCATTTGTGTGTTCATCAATTTCATAGTTCCGCTCAGAATGACAGAGGAAGAGCTTCTCATCGGAGATGATGCCGTTCATGGAGAAGAGGCTTATGCACTGTGGGGTGATGGTGAGAAACTTAGCATCTACAAAGATGATACCACACACCATGGCATCATCGTCTCTAGTGGTGCCACTCAAGTCGTTTAA